The following proteins are encoded in a genomic region of Streptomyces gobiensis:
- a CDS encoding Rv2175c family DNA-binding protein, which yields MTEIDAKTDALVPAWLTLPDVAEKLGVEVTRVRQLVKEGQLIAVRRGENRVLMVPADFIGENRIVKGLIGTITLLKDDDFTDEEMLEWLFTPDDTLPGTPAQALRENRGTEVKRRAQALAV from the coding sequence GTGACCGAGATTGACGCAAAAACCGATGCTCTCGTCCCCGCCTGGCTCACCCTCCCCGATGTCGCCGAGAAGCTCGGCGTCGAGGTGACGCGTGTGCGGCAGCTGGTCAAGGAGGGCCAGCTGATCGCGGTGCGCCGTGGCGAGAACCGTGTGCTGATGGTGCCCGCCGACTTCATCGGCGAGAACCGGATCGTGAAGGGTCTCATCGGGACCATCACGCTGCTGAAGGATGACGACTTCACCGATGAGGAGATGCTGGAGTGGCTGTTCACGCCTGATGACACCCTGCCCGGCACCCCCGCGCAGGCACTGCGCGAGAATCGCGGGACCGAGGTGAAGCGCCGCGCCCAGGCCCTCGCCGTCTGA
- a CDS encoding NAD(P)/FAD-dependent oxidoreductase: MTPRSEHSEQRVVIVGAGMAGVQTAVQLREQGWSGAVTLIGAEPHQPYDRPPLSKAVLIGKAEGSAFDIDFQALDIELVLGRDVTGLRPDEHVLNTEAGPVPYDRLVIATGAAPVALPGSEGVPGVHLLRTLDDAERLRPVLQAQRSIVVVGAGWIGAEFATAAREAGCAVTVVEAADRPLAGVLPAEISGHMRRWYEEWGVTLRTGVAVAAVRQGEVQLADGTVLPAGAVVVGIGARPATAWLAGSGVELAPDGSVLADERLRTSVPDVYAVGDCASFPSARYGERLLVHHWDNALQGPRAVAAGLVGGDSGHAVDGGGGVYDPVPYFWSEQFGRFVQYAGHHTDRDELLWRGDPESASWSVCWLRDGMLNALLAVGRPRDLAQARKLIEQGASLDRALAADASVPLKKAVV, encoded by the coding sequence GTGACCCCACGCAGCGAGCACAGCGAACAGCGCGTCGTCATCGTCGGCGCCGGAATGGCCGGAGTCCAAACCGCCGTACAGCTACGGGAACAGGGCTGGTCCGGCGCCGTCACCCTGATCGGCGCCGAGCCACATCAGCCGTACGACCGCCCGCCGCTCTCCAAGGCGGTACTGATCGGAAAGGCCGAAGGGTCCGCCTTCGACATCGACTTCCAGGCGCTCGACATCGAACTGGTGCTGGGCCGGGATGTCACCGGACTGCGCCCGGACGAGCATGTGCTGAACACCGAGGCCGGTCCGGTGCCGTATGACCGCCTGGTGATCGCTACCGGCGCCGCGCCGGTAGCGCTGCCCGGCAGCGAGGGCGTGCCGGGTGTGCATCTGCTGCGCACCCTCGATGACGCGGAGCGGCTGCGGCCGGTGTTGCAGGCGCAGCGCTCCATCGTGGTGGTCGGGGCGGGCTGGATCGGCGCGGAGTTCGCCACCGCCGCCCGTGAGGCGGGCTGTGCGGTGACCGTGGTGGAGGCCGCCGACCGGCCGCTCGCCGGGGTGCTGCCCGCCGAGATCTCCGGCCATATGCGCCGCTGGTACGAGGAGTGGGGCGTCACCCTGCGCACCGGGGTGGCCGTCGCGGCGGTCCGGCAGGGCGAGGTCCAGCTCGCCGACGGCACGGTGCTGCCCGCTGGGGCGGTAGTCGTCGGTATCGGCGCCCGTCCCGCCACCGCCTGGCTCGCGGGCTCCGGCGTGGAGCTCGCCCCGGACGGCTCGGTCCTGGCTGATGAGCGGCTGCGCACCTCGGTGCCCGATGTGTACGCGGTCGGGGACTGCGCCTCCTTCCCCTCCGCCCGCTATGGCGAGCGGCTGCTGGTCCACCACTGGGACAACGCCCTCCAGGGCCCGCGCGCGGTCGCCGCCGGCCTGGTCGGCGGGGACTCCGGCCATGCGGTGGACGGCGGGGGAGGGGTCTATGACCCGGTGCCGTACTTCTGGTCCGAGCAGTTCGGGCGCTTCGTCCAGTACGCCGGGCACCATACGGACCGCGATGAGCTGCTGTGGCGCGGTGACCCGGAGAGTGCGTCGTGGTCGGTGTGCTGGCTGCGGGACGGGATGCTGAACGCGCTGCTGGCGGTCGGCAGGCCGCGTGACCTGGCGCAGGCCCGGAAGCTCATCGAGCAGGGGGCGTCCCTCGACCGCGCGCTGGCGGCGGACGCGTCCGTACCGCTGAAGAAGGCAGTCGTATAG
- the thiE gene encoding thiamine phosphate synthase, with protein sequence MAARDQLDRADQLHQLADARLYLCTGARKEQGDLPEFLDAVLAGGVDIVQLRDKGMEAGEELEHLAVFAEACRRHGKLLAVNDRADIAHAIGSDVLHLGQGDLPVPAARAVLGGSPDEVMIGRSTHAETEVDAALTEPGVDYFCTGPCWPTPTKPGRYAPGLPLVRYAAKLSAARRSERPWFAIGGIDAGNLDEVLDAGARRVVVVRAITEAADPGAAAADLSRRLHKR encoded by the coding sequence ATGGCCGCACGAGACCAGCTCGACCGGGCCGACCAGCTCCACCAGCTCGCTGACGCCCGGCTCTATCTGTGCACCGGTGCCCGCAAGGAGCAGGGAGATCTGCCTGAGTTCCTGGACGCGGTGCTGGCGGGTGGCGTGGACATCGTGCAGCTGCGTGACAAGGGCATGGAGGCGGGCGAGGAGCTGGAGCACCTCGCCGTCTTCGCCGAGGCCTGCCGACGGCACGGCAAGCTCCTGGCCGTCAATGACCGGGCGGACATCGCGCACGCCATCGGCTCCGATGTGCTGCATCTGGGGCAGGGCGATCTGCCGGTCCCGGCCGCCCGCGCGGTCCTCGGCGGTTCCCCGGACGAGGTGATGATCGGCCGTTCCACTCATGCTGAAACCGAGGTGGACGCGGCGCTCACCGAGCCCGGCGTGGACTACTTCTGTACGGGTCCCTGCTGGCCCACCCCGACCAAGCCGGGGCGGTACGCCCCCGGGCTGCCGCTGGTGCGGTACGCCGCGAAGCTGAGCGCCGCACGGCGCAGTGAGCGGCCGTGGTTCGCGATCGGCGGGATCGACGCCGGGAATCTCGATGAGGTGCTGGACGCGGGCGCACGGCGGGTCGTCGTTGTCCGGGCGATCACCGAGGCCGCTGATCCAGGAGCGGCGGCGGCGGATCTC